The region GAGCGTGCCGAGGGTGCGCGCGAAGCGGGCCACGGAGACCTTGGTGATGAGGTCGCCGATGAGGGGCACCTTCAGGATGACCCGGTCAAAAACCCGTTTCACCTGCTTCGAGCGCATGGCCAGCTTGATCCCGATGATGGACCAGCAGAGGATGCACACGAGCATCCACCACTTGTAGACCATGAAATCGCCGGCCGCCATCAGGAACTTGGTCGGGGCCGGCAGTTCGCCGCCGAACTCGGTGAAGATGTCGGCGAAGACGGGCACCACCTTGAGAAGCAGGAAGCTCACGATGCCGCTGGCGATGAGCAGCACGGCGATGGGGTAGATGAGGGCGCCCTTCACGCGGCGTTTCAGCGCCTCACGGCGCTCCATGAAGATGGCCAGGCGCTGGAGCACGGTCTCGAGCATGCCGCCCACCTCGCCCGCGCGCACCATGTTCACGAAAAGCCGGTCGAACTGCTTGGGATGCTTGGCGAGGCCCTCGGCGAAGGTCGAGCCCGACTGGATGTCCGACGATATTTCACGGAGGATGTCGCGCAGTTTGCACGGCTTGAGCTGCATGATGAGCACGTTCAGGCTGCGGAGCAGCGGCAGGCCCGCGTCTATCAGGGTGGAGAGCTGGCGCGTCATCACCACCAGCTCCTTCGTCTTCACCCCGCCGAAGTACAGCTCGTCCAGCCCGCGCTTCTTTCGCGCGGCGCGCCGCTCGTCCGCGCGGGTGGCCTCGCGCACATTGGTCGGGAAAAGGCCCAGGGAGCGGATGTCATTGATGGCCAGCGCCTGCGTGTCGGCCTGCATGACGCCGAAAACCTGCTTGCCCTCCTTGTTCAGGGCGAAATAGGCGAATTTGGGCATGGTCCCTCTCCTAGTCCTCGTATTTGTCCGTGTGGTCCAGAATTTCCAGCGGGCTGGTGATGCCCTTGGCGCATTTCATGATCCCCTCCTCGCGCAGGGTGAGCATCCCCTGTTTCCGGCGGGCGTGGCGGCGCAGGTCTATGGCCATGGCGCGGTCGAGGATCATCTCGCGCACCGTCTCGTCAATGACCATGAACTCGTAGAGGCCCGTGCGCCCCATGTAGCCCACATAGTCGCAGGCGGCGCAGCCCTTGCCGCGGAAGAAGGTCAGCTTGGGGTCGCTCCGCCAGTGCGGCGGCAGGCCGAGGCTCTCCATCTCCTCCGGATCGGGGCGGTAGGGCTCGCGGCAGTGCCTGCACAGGGTCCGCACGAGGCGCTGGGCGAGGACGCCCTCGAGGGCCGCCGTGATGAGGAAGGGCTCGACGTCCATGTCGAGAAGGCGGGTGATCGTCTCGGGCGCGCTGTTCGTGTGCAGCGTGCTGAGCACCAGGTGGCCCGTGAGCGAGGCCTCGACGGCGATCTGCGCGGTCTCGAGGTCGCGGATTTCGCCGACCATCACGATGTCCGGGTCCTGGCGGAGGATGGACCGCAGGCAGCTCGCGAAGGTGAGGCCGATTTCCTCGTTCACCTGCACCTGGATGAGGCCCTCGATCTGGAGCTCGACCGGGTCCTCGGTCGTGATGATTTTCACGTCCGGCTTGTTGAGCACGTTCAGGCAGGCGTACAGCGTGGTCGTCTTGCCCGAACCGGTCGGGCCCGTCACCAGCATGATGCCGTTCGGCTTCTGGATGGTCTTGTTCACATGCTTGAACACCGCGCCGCCCAGGCCGAGCTGGTTCAGGTCAATCCGGACCGCGGTGCGGTCCAGAATGCGCATCACCACGCACTCGCCGTACAGCGTGGGCAGCGTGGACACGCGGATGTCAATGACGCTGTCGCCGATTTTCAGCTCGATGCGGGCGTCCTGGGGCAGGCGCCGCTCGCCGATGTCCATGTTGCAGATGACCTTGATGCGCGACGTGATGGCGACGCAGGCCGCCTTGGGCGGGCGCACCGTCTCCTGGAGCACGCCGTCCACGCGGATGCGCACGCGGAAATCGTCCTCGTACACCTCGAAGTGGATGTCCGAGGCGCGTTTCTGGATGGCCGTGAGGAAGATGAGGTTCACTATCTTGATGACCTCGGGCTGCTGGGCCAGCTCGATGAGGTTCTCGGTGTCCCCGATCACCTCCTGCATGCCCAGCTCCTCGAGGCTCAGCTCCGCCTCGCCCACCTTCTCCTTCAACTCGTCGAGCATCTTGCCGATGGACTCGGCCTCGAAGGCGTAGTTCTTCTTCCAGGAGGCCTGCACGTCCTCGGGGTTGCTGACCGCGCCGCGCACCTCCATCCCGGTGATTTGGCGCAGGTCGTCCAGTATCTGGAGGTTGAGCGGGTCCGCCATCGCCACGACCAGCTCGCCCATCACGATGCGGACGGGGATGATGTTGTAAAACTTGGCCACGTCCCCCGAGACCGTGCGGATCACCTCGTCGGCGATGCTCAGCTTCGTCAGGTCCACGCGGTCCATGCCCTGCTGCACGCCGAGCGCCTCGATGATGTCCTGCTCCTCGCAGTACCCGAGGCTCACCAGGATGCGTCCCAGCATGTCCCCCGTGAGACGCTGCCGCTGCAGGCCCTCGTCGAGCTGGATCGGCGTGATGACGCCCTGCTCGACCAGAACCTCGCCCAGCGGTCTCGATGTCCGTGCTGCCAGTGCCATGGCTCAGTCTTTCTTCCCTGCGGCCCTTCCGGGCCGCCTTGTCACCCGGCGCGCTGCGGCGCGGCCGTGTTTTCCTCGAGGCCCAGCGACTTCGCCGCGGCCGTGAACTCGTCCGCCACCTGGGCCCGCGCCAGGCAGTCCTCGAAGCGGCACACCCCCTTGCGGTACAGCGCCAGCAGGTGCTCGTCCAGCAGGTTCATGCCGAACTTGTGGCCCGTCTGGATGGCCGAGGTGATGCGGTACGACTTGTTCTCGCGGATGAGGTTCTGGATGGCGGAGGTGGCGATCATGATCTCGAAGGCCGCCACGCGCCCGAACCCGCTCTTGCGCGGCACCAGGGTCTGCGAAATCACCGACTTCAGGTTGCCCGCCAACTGCGTGCGAATCTGCTCCTGCTGGTTCGTCGGGAAGGCGTCCACGATGCGGTCAATCGTGCGCACCGCGCCCGTGGTGTGCAGCGTGCCGAAGACCAGGTGGCCCGTCTCGGCGGCGGTCACCGCCGCCTCGATGGTCTCGAGGTCGCGCATTTCGCCCACCAGAATCACGTCGGGGTCCTGGCGCAGCGCGCGCCGCAGGGCCTCGGCGAACGAGGGCACGTCCACCCCGACCTCGCGCTGCATGATGATGCTTTTCTTGTGGTAATGGTAATACTCGATGGGGTCCTCAATCGTGATGATGTGGTGATCGTAGCTCTCGTTGATCCAGTCAATCATCGTGGCCAGCGAGGTGGACTTGCCCGAACCCGTCGGGCCCGTCACCAGAATCATCCCGCGGGGCTGGGTGATCACCTTCTTCACGATGTCCGGAAGGCCCAGCTCCTCGAAGGTGAGGATTTTCCGGGGAATCAGGCGGAGGACCAGCCCGACATAGCCGCGCTGCTTGAAGATGGACACGCGGAAGCGGGCCACATCCTCGAAGGCGAACCCGAAGTCGGCGCCGCCGACCTCCTGCAGCTCCTGCTGGTTGTCCACGGAGGCGATGCTTTTCATCAGCCGCTCCGTGTCCTCCGCGGTCAGGGGGTTGTCCCCGAAGTACTGCAGATGGCCGTGGACGCGCCCCACCGGCGGGTTGTCCACGGTCAGGTGAAGGTCCGAGCCGTCCCGGTCTATCAGCATCCGCAGGAGGCTGACCATTTCGTATGCCATGAAAACGCTCTCCTAGTAAAAGATTTCCGCCGCCGGCCCGTCCGGCCTAGCCCTTCTTCAGGGGCTCGTCCACCCGTGTCCTCCGGTTTACCTCCTCGAGCGAGGTGATGCCCTTGCGCGCCTTCTGCCAGGCGTCCTCGCGCATGGTGATCATGCCGCCGAGGCGCGCCGCGCGGCGCACGTCGGTGGCGGTGCCGCCGGACATCAGCAGGCGCCGGATTTCGTCCGTGGTGGTGAGCAGCTCGTACACGCCAAGGCGGCCCTGGTACCCCGTGTGGCTGCAATTGTCGCAGCCCGCGCCGTGGAACATGCTCTCCTCGGCCCAGTTCACATGCAGCTCCAGCCGCTCCTTCTCCTCCTCCGGCGGGTCCCAGGGCTCCTTGCAGTTGCTGCAGATGGTGCGCACGAGGCGCTGCGCGAGAATGGCGCGCACGCCCGAGGCCACAAGGAAGGTCTTGATCCCGATGTCAATCAGACGGGTGAACGAACTGGAGGTGTCGTTCGTGTGCAGTGTCGAGAAGACCAAATGGCCCGTGAGCGCCGCCTTGATGGCGATCTCGGCCGTTTCCAGGTCGCGGATTTCGCCGACCATCACGATGTCCGGGTCCTGGCGGAATATCGAGCGGAGCGCCCGGCTGAAGTCCCACCCGATGTCGTGGTTGATCTGCACCTGGTTGATGCCGGCGAGCTGGTACTCGACCGGGTCCTCGACGGTGATGATCTTCACCTCGGTCTGGTTGAGGTTGTGGAGGGACGCGTACAGCGTGGTGGTCTTGCCCGAACCCGTGGGACCCGTCACCAGCACCACGCCCGTGGCGTTGTGGAGCAGGGTCTCCCACGCGCGCTGGTGCTCCGCCGAGAACCCCAACTGGCCCAGGCCCAGCATCAGCCCGCTCTTGTCCAGGATGCGCATCACCATGCTCTCGCCGTACACGGCGGGAAGCGCGCTCACGCGCAGGTCAACCATCTTGCCGCCCAGGGTGATCTTGATGCGCCCGTCCTGGGGCACGCGGCGCTCCGATATGTCCATCCCGGCCATGATTTTCAGGCGCGAGATGATGGCCGCCTGCGCGCGCTTCGGCGGGAGCGGCATCTCCTGCATCTCGCCGTCTATGCGGTAGCGCACCTTCACGGTGGTCTTGGCGGGCTCCACGTGGATGTCGCTGGCCCGCAGGCGGAACGCCTCCATGATCATCTGGTGGACGTACTTGACCACCGGGTTGTCCTCGTCCCCCTCCTCGATGCCCATGCCCTGTGAGGCCGCCCCGGCCGCGTCCGCCGCCGCGCCGGCGTCCATGCTGAGGCTTTCCATGCTCAGCGAGTCGCCGCTCATCGAGTTCAAGCTGGCCAGCGAGCCCTCCATCGAGCTCAGGTTCGACATGCTGCTCAGGCTGCTCAGGCTGCTGGCGCTGCTGGCCGACGAAAGCATGCTCTCCACCGTCTCCTGACGGTGGCCGTAATATTTGTTGAGCGATTCGGACACCGCCTCGGGCGTGCTCAGGGCCGGCTCGACGGGGCGCTCCAGCAGGCGCGAGAGGTTGTCAAGGGCGTTGATGTTGGTCGGGTCCGACGTGGCCAGGATCAGGACATCGCCCCGCTCCTCGATGGGCACCACCCGGTACAGGGTGGCAATGTCGCCGGGAACCAGGGCCCGGATGCGCGGCGGAATGTCCCGCTCGCCGAGATTCACCACCGGAATCCCCAACTGATCCGCAAGCCCCTCGGTGATGTGGCTCTTGCTGATATATCCGAGGCGCACCAGAATTTCGCCGATCTTTCTGGTGCTCATGGTGGTCTGCTGGCGCTTGATGGCCTCCTCAAGCTGGAGCGGCGTGATGATGCCCCGCTCCACCAGTCTCTGACCAAAATAACTGTATGTGGTTTGCATGCTCGCTGTTCCTCGGACTTATACGCTGTAACTGTACCAGAGAACGGCAGAATTGTCAATGTAAATAGTGTTAACGCATAGTGTTACAATTGGATTTACGGCGAGTTTTGTCAACTATTTTCCCCGATCCGGTCGGCTATTCCACTATCGCACAACTCCCTTTTTCATCCTCAGGGCGTCCAACGGAGGAAAACCGCCGCCGCCGTGATGGATGGTCACGCACCATTATGATCCTATTCTTGCGAAATATCGCGCCCATGTCAAGCATTTTTTCACCGGCGGACTCCGGCGTGAACGCCGCCGAAACCGGAAATCACTGCGTCATGTGAAACACGCCGCCGATGTTTTCAAAGCAGTCCACGGCATTTTGGGGAGTCAAATCAAGCGCCATGAACCCCCGTTTGGTAGCCTCCACCGTCAGCACCAGCGAGGGGGGCTGCCCCAGGGGCGGGTTCTCCTCGAGGAAGACATAGCCCATGAACCGCACCACCTTCAACACATCGGCCGTGTCCCGCGCAAAGAGCTCGTGCAGCACCCGCATGGGAATCTCGTAAAGCAGGCGGGCATAAAACACCATGCGCTCCTCCTCGGTGAAGAGGGTGTTGCGCAGGGTGTTCTCCGACTCGGAATACTCCACCGCCTTGAGCCATGGAAGCGCGCGGAGCGGGGGCAGCAGGTAGTCCACGGACAGGCCCCTCGTCACCGGGTAATAGTCTATGTCAAAAGACTGGGGAAAATAATCGGGATACTGGGAGAGTGCCAGCAACTGTTCGCAGTAGTCCATGACGCTGAAGGGCTCGCCGATATGGTAGGCCTGGCGCTTGGCGTCAATCAGCGGCAGGCACTGACGGCGGTCCTCAAGATACTGCTGGCGGGCCGCCTCCCATTCGGCCATGGCCTGGTCGTGGCGCGCCTTCTCCTGCTGCATGGCCAGGGCGTGGCGGCGCGTCTGCTCCTGGTGCACCTGCCCCATGCGCTGGGCGATTTCCTCCCACTTGCGGTGGGCCGCCTTGAATTTTTCGGCGGCGGCCCGCTCCTTCTCCTCGCGGCGGGCCTTGACGACCTTGTCCACCGCGTCAAGAGCCGGCAGATACGCCTCGTCCGTGGCGCGCGGCTCGCGGGGAAGCGCGGGCATCTCCGGAGCGGGCGGCCACTGGGGGGGCGCTGGCTGGGGCAGGGGATAGTCGGGGTACCTCCTGAACAGTTCCCAGTCCAAATTGACCGGATTCGCGAGGGCCTCGGCGAGCAGCGTGTTCAGCGGCGCCACCTCGTCCCGCGCCAGCGCGGTGAGTTCCGCGGCAATCTTCGCCTTTTGGGGGCCGGTGGTTTCCCGCCGCTTGGCGTTCATCTCCAAACCCAGCCGTCGGTGCTTGATTTCCGAGCGCCGCGCCCACTGGCGCGCCCAGAGCGCGGTCTGGATGGCGGCCTTGTGCACCACAAACAGCGGCATGTCGCTGGTGACTATCCGGTACTTGCCCAGTTCCGGACACCGCACCGGCATCCGGTACCGCTCCAGCCCGGAATCTCCCCGGAACGCCTCTAGTCTGTTTTCATCGTACATGAGCCGTCCAAAGCCGCCATGGGGGACGAGCCCCCGTTAACCCCGCACCCAGTGTACACAAAATCCGCCCGATCCTCAACGGGCCGGGCGCATGGCATCCGGCAGCGTCCACCCATGGTGCAGCGGACCATGGCCCGAACCCAGGCCAAGGGCGTCACTGTGCTGTATCGCGCCCGTCAGATAGTCCTTGGCCAGGCGGACCGCCTCCGGCATCGCGCAGCCCGCCGCCAGATGCGCCGCTATCGCCGCGGAGTAGGTGCAGCCCGTGCCGTGGGTGTTTTTCGTCTGGATGCGCCGCGTGGTGTAAATGCGCGTCCTCTCCCCGTCAAACAGGTAATCCGCCGCCTCGTCCCCCGCCAGGTGCCCCCCCTTCAGCAGCACAAACCGCGGACCGAGGCCGTAAAGCGCCTCAAGCACCGCATGGACACCGCCCGCGCCGTCCACCGCCAGACCCGTCAGCACCTCCGCCTCGGGCACATTCGGCGTGATCAGCGCCGCCAGCGGCAGCAGCAGCGTCTTCAGCGCGTGGCGCGCGTCCTCCCGCAGCAGCGGGTCCCCGCTCTTCGCCACCATCACCGGGTCCACCACCAGGTTCGGCGTCCCGTGGCGGCGCAGGGCCTCCGCCACGGCCTCCACAATCGGGGCGCTTGAAAGCATCCCCGTCTTCACCGCGTCCGCGCCGATGTCCTCCAGCACGGCGTCCATCTGCCGCGCCACCGCCTCGGGCGCCATGTCGTAGATGCCCGTCACCCCCAGGGTGTTCTGCGCCGTGACCGACGTGAGCGCCGCCATGGCGTATCCGCCCAGAACCGTGATTGTCTTGATGTCCGCCTCGATGCCCGCACCGCCCCCGCTGTCACTGCCCGCGACGGTCAACACCCGTGGTATGCGCTGTCTCATCTGCTCTCCATGATTCAACACGAACTCCCCGAACCCCTGCGGGGATCGTACACGCGCCCCCCCGGCAAACGCAAAAGCGGGAAATATTCACTGGCGGACATAAAGTGAAATGTGAATAATGTTCACCAGTCAGCCGGAAAAAACCGGCGCCTTCAAAAACAGGGAGTATCACGCATGGAAAGACGGACATTTCTCGCGCGGCTCGGAGGCGCGGCGGTCTCTGCGGCGTGGGGCGCCGGGGCGGTTTCGGCCACTGCGGCGGCGGCGGGCGCGGGCGGGCCTTTTTGTTTTTGCGTGGCGGCGGACCCCCACTGCAATGACGGCCCCGGCAAGGGCATGGAGGCCCTGGGCTCCGGCGCGGACCGTTTCATGCGGTGTGTGGGCGCCATGGAGGCGCTTCCCCCGGAGGACCAACCCGATTTCCTGCTCGTGGCGGGGGACCTGCACTTGAAGGGGTTTCTGCCCCTCCTGAAGGACCTCCGCATCCCGCTGCACGTCACCGCGGGCAACCATGAATCCTCCGCGGCGGACCGCAAGGCGCTGCGCGAGGCCTTTCCCCAAGACTTCACCCTGGACGGCAAGCCCGCCGACTACTACAGCTTCACCCACAAGGGCGCGCGCTTCATCAGCGCCTGCGACGCGGGCATGGGCGGCGAGCACATCGGCGGGTTCTGCTCGGAGAACATCCAGCCGCGCGGCCAGTGTGAATGGCTGGAGCGGGAACTCTCCGCGCCGGAACCGCTCAAAATCCTCTTCACCCACATCCCCGCCGAGCGGAACGGCGAAGACCGGGAAATGCACCTGAACCGGAACGACTCCCGCTGGTTCAACGCCCTTGTCCGGGAAAAACGACCCGCCGCCCTGTTCTTCGGCCACCTCCACCAGCCCACGGAGGAGTACCTGATGGGCGACACCCGCGTGTGGCAGGTCCGTTCCTGCTGCTGGAACTTTGGAAACGCCCCCATCGGCTTCCTCCACGTCCGCGTCGGCGCGGACGGCCTGACCGTGCGGGAAATCATCACCGGAACCCCCGCATGACAACGTCCCCAAATTAAAGGTGAACACCCATGGACGACCCGATAGCAACAATGGAAATGATGGCTGTCCATCCCGACGGAACACGGGCTCCGCTAATTGTCGAGATTGGGAAACCTTATTCCGTGGACACGGAAGAATGGGCATGTCCTGTGTCACTAAAGCCACTCTATCCACGTCTTCCGGATCAACATGGTGTGGACTCCATGCAGGCGCTGTGCCTGGCCTTGTCGTTGGTTTTTGACTTGTTGTCTAATTTCAAGGAAAAGGGCGGGGCTTTACAGTATGAGGAAGGTGAAGAGTTTTCGATTAATTCTTATGGTTTTGGCCGCTTCAAGCCAATTATCCAAGACGATCCCACCGACGAGTAACAGGGCAAACACTTGAGAGGGTAAGGCCGTGAAAAAATGGGGCAAGCGCATAGCGGTGGCGTTGATCTGCCTGGTGTTTTTGGGGGCCGTGCTGGGCGCGGGGGGTGAACTCTGGATGAGCCGTCTGGCGGAACGGCGGCTGCCCGCGCTGGACGGCGAGGTGCGGCACCCCGCCCTGAAGGCGCCCGTCGAGGTGGTGCGGGACCAGTGGGGCGTGCCCCACATCTCCGCCGGGTCGGAGACCGACGCCTATTTCGCCCTGGGCTATGCCATGGCCCAGGACCGCCTGTTCCAGTTGGAGCTGCTCCGGCGCGTGGCCTCGGGCGAACTGGCGGAACTCCTCGGCCCGCCCCTGGTGCGGATTGACAAGGTGGCGCGCTCGTTCCAGCTCCGGCAAAAGGCCGAGGAGACCGTCCAAAACACGCGGACGGACAACCCCGCCCTGGCCGCGCTCGCCGACGCCTTTTGCGCGGGTGTCAACCATTTCCAGGACACGGGGCCGCTCCCCTTCGAGTTCACCGTGCTGGGCATCACGCCCCGGCCCTTCACCCCGGTGGACAGCCTGGTGGTGGCGGCCATCCTCCCCATCACCTTCGCCGACGCCCTGCGGGCCGAGGTGATTTCAACGACCCTCATCGAAAAGTTCCCGGACCTGCCCATGGCCGACCTCTTCCCCGGATACTCGCTGGAGGACCTCCCCGA is a window of Candidatus Hydrogenedentota bacterium DNA encoding:
- the gspF gene encoding type II secretion system inner membrane protein GspF gives rise to the protein MPKFAYFALNKEGKQVFGVMQADTQALAINDIRSLGLFPTNVREATRADERRAARKKRGLDELYFGGVKTKELVVMTRQLSTLIDAGLPLLRSLNVLIMQLKPCKLRDILREISSDIQSGSTFAEGLAKHPKQFDRLFVNMVRAGEVGGMLETVLQRLAIFMERREALKRRVKGALIYPIAVLLIASGIVSFLLLKVVPVFADIFTEFGGELPAPTKFLMAAGDFMVYKWWMLVCILCWSIIGIKLAMRSKQVKRVFDRVILKVPLIGDLITKVSVARFARTLGTLITSGVPILQALKITRETISNEVIQNAVDMVHESIKEGDTIAAPLDKSRAFPAMVVNMIDVGEETGSLDAMLMKVADIYDAEVETAVEAMLSLLEPVIIIVLGGIIGFIVIALYLPIFSLGDQINST
- the tadA gene encoding Flp pilus assembly complex ATPase component TadA, which produces MALAARTSRPLGEVLVEQGVITPIQLDEGLQRQRLTGDMLGRILVSLGYCEEQDIIEALGVQQGMDRVDLTKLSIADEVIRTVSGDVAKFYNIIPVRIVMGELVVAMADPLNLQILDDLRQITGMEVRGAVSNPEDVQASWKKNYAFEAESIGKMLDELKEKVGEAELSLEELGMQEVIGDTENLIELAQQPEVIKIVNLIFLTAIQKRASDIHFEVYEDDFRVRIRVDGVLQETVRPPKAACVAITSRIKVICNMDIGERRLPQDARIELKIGDSVIDIRVSTLPTLYGECVVMRILDRTAVRIDLNQLGLGGAVFKHVNKTIQKPNGIMLVTGPTGSGKTTTLYACLNVLNKPDVKIITTEDPVELQIEGLIQVQVNEEIGLTFASCLRSILRQDPDIVMVGEIRDLETAQIAVEASLTGHLVLSTLHTNSAPETITRLLDMDVEPFLITAALEGVLAQRLVRTLCRHCREPYRPDPEEMESLGLPPHWRSDPKLTFFRGKGCAACDYVGYMGRTGLYEFMVIDETVREMILDRAMAIDLRRHARRKQGMLTLREEGIMKCAKGITSPLEILDHTDKYED
- a CDS encoding type IV pilus twitching motility protein PilT — protein: MAYEMVSLLRMLIDRDGSDLHLTVDNPPVGRVHGHLQYFGDNPLTAEDTERLMKSIASVDNQQELQEVGGADFGFAFEDVARFRVSIFKQRGYVGLVLRLIPRKILTFEELGLPDIVKKVITQPRGMILVTGPTGSGKSTSLATMIDWINESYDHHIITIEDPIEYYHYHKKSIIMQREVGVDVPSFAEALRRALRQDPDVILVGEMRDLETIEAAVTAAETGHLVFGTLHTTGAVRTIDRIVDAFPTNQQEQIRTQLAGNLKSVISQTLVPRKSGFGRVAAFEIMIATSAIQNLIRENKSYRITSAIQTGHKFGMNLLDEHLLALYRKGVCRFEDCLARAQVADEFTAAAKSLGLEENTAAPQRAG
- the tadA gene encoding Flp pilus assembly complex ATPase component TadA, which produces MQTTYSYFGQRLVERGIITPLQLEEAIKRQQTTMSTRKIGEILVRLGYISKSHITEGLADQLGIPVVNLGERDIPPRIRALVPGDIATLYRVVPIEERGDVLILATSDPTNINALDNLSRLLERPVEPALSTPEAVSESLNKYYGHRQETVESMLSSASSASSLSSLSSMSNLSSMEGSLASLNSMSGDSLSMESLSMDAGAAADAAGAASQGMGIEEGDEDNPVVKYVHQMIMEAFRLRASDIHVEPAKTTVKVRYRIDGEMQEMPLPPKRAQAAIISRLKIMAGMDISERRVPQDGRIKITLGGKMVDLRVSALPAVYGESMVMRILDKSGLMLGLGQLGFSAEHQRAWETLLHNATGVVLVTGPTGSGKTTTLYASLHNLNQTEVKIITVEDPVEYQLAGINQVQINHDIGWDFSRALRSIFRQDPDIVMVGEIRDLETAEIAIKAALTGHLVFSTLHTNDTSSSFTRLIDIGIKTFLVASGVRAILAQRLVRTICSNCKEPWDPPEEEKERLELHVNWAEESMFHGAGCDNCSHTGYQGRLGVYELLTTTDEIRRLLMSGGTATDVRRAARLGGMITMREDAWQKARKGITSLEEVNRRTRVDEPLKKG
- the thiD gene encoding bifunctional hydroxymethylpyrimidine kinase/phosphomethylpyrimidine kinase, which codes for MRQRIPRVLTVAGSDSGGGAGIEADIKTITVLGGYAMAALTSVTAQNTLGVTGIYDMAPEAVARQMDAVLEDIGADAVKTGMLSSAPIVEAVAEALRRHGTPNLVVDPVMVAKSGDPLLREDARHALKTLLLPLAALITPNVPEAEVLTGLAVDGAGGVHAVLEALYGLGPRFVLLKGGHLAGDEAADYLFDGERTRIYTTRRIQTKNTHGTGCTYSAAIAAHLAAGCAMPEAVRLAKDYLTGAIQHSDALGLGSGHGPLHHGWTLPDAMRPAR
- a CDS encoding metallophosphoesterase, with amino-acid sequence MERRTFLARLGGAAVSAAWGAGAVSATAAAAGAGGPFCFCVAADPHCNDGPGKGMEALGSGADRFMRCVGAMEALPPEDQPDFLLVAGDLHLKGFLPLLKDLRIPLHVTAGNHESSAADRKALREAFPQDFTLDGKPADYYSFTHKGARFISACDAGMGGEHIGGFCSENIQPRGQCEWLERELSAPEPLKILFTHIPAERNGEDREMHLNRNDSRWFNALVREKRPAALFFGHLHQPTEEYLMGDTRVWQVRSCCWNFGNAPIGFLHVRVGADGLTVREIITGTPA